In the Plasmodium chabaudi chabaudi strain AS genome assembly, chromosome: 13 genome, one interval contains:
- a CDS encoding RanBPM and CLTH-like protein, putative, whose protein sequence is MNEDSLGETSTVYLNTKNWLKEFEYIKVHENDLNEVLMNYFCVHRMYDVASEFQKETNVKPDMPIETVKLRYLIQDKIMNNKIEEAIEHINNLDERILKKHKDLVFYLKKQKLLKLILNNNISEAIAYSQQELAPYVNEKPSLISEIDDIMMLMAYPDFNSDEAKKLIQKLEKKKSTLKRIDDIILNYYNVDSESTFEYIVKNAFFTQNILSAKYPCSIPKLKNLKTGYIEYFEQLKKNKKKKKKKSEKNCSNKKKGNKIMYDKSFEDNSRDFNTAYDEYRSM, encoded by the exons ATGAATGAGGACTCCTTAGGAGAAACGAGTACCGTATATTTAAACAC gaAGAACTGGCTAAAGgaatttgaatatattaaagTTCATGAAAATGATTTGAATGAAGTGTtgatgaattatttttgtgtCCACCGAATGTATGATGTTGCATCGGAGTTTCAAAAAGAAACCAATGTTAAAC ccGATATGCCTATCGAAACAGTAAAGCTACGATATTTGATCCAagacaaaataatgaataacaaaatagaAGAAGCTATAGAACATATTAACAATTTAGATGAAcga ATTTTGAAAAAGCATAAAGACCTTGTTTTTTATCTAAAGAAACAAAAACTATTAAAGctaattttaaat AATAATATCAGTGAGGCTATCGCATATTCACAACAAGAGTTGGCTCCATATGTGAACGAAAAg cCATCCCTTATTAGCGAAATAGACGACATTATGATGCTAATGGCTTACCCCGAttttaat agTGATGAagctaaaaaattaattcaaaaattggaaaaaaaaaaaagcacaTTAAAAAGGATTgatgatataattttaaattattataatgttGACAGTG AAAGTACCTTTGAATATATTGTTAAGAATGCTTTTTTTACCCAGAACATTTTAAGTGCAAAg TACCCTTGTAGTATAcccaaattaaaaaatttgaaaactGGATATATTGAATACTTTGAACAGCtcaagaaaaataaaaaaaaaaaaaaaaaaaaatccgaaaaaaattgttcaaataaaaaaaaaggaaataaaattatgtatgATAAAAGCTTTGAAGATAATTCACGAGATTTCAATACAGCATATGATGAATATCGTTCAATGTGA
- a CDS encoding parasitophorous vacuolar protein 3, putative, whose translation MAFKKLVLITIFYSFVNYLTKDSNKCACESFNNPLSQPQFEMEDEYDSYGGSDLKPEAEPVPDDGNVNNGGNNYNNYNGNDDGDDDDDDDDDDGDDGDDDDDEIINNFDDEDDGKNKKK comes from the coding sequence ATGGCATTCAAGAAGTTAGTATTGAttacaatattttacaGTTTCGTAAATTATTTGACAAAGGATAGTAACAAATGTGCATGTGAATCATTCAATAACCCTCTTTCACAACCCCAATTTGAAATGGAAGATGAATATGATTCATATGGAGGCAGCGATTTAAAACCAGAAGCAGAACCAGTACCTGATGATGGAAATGTAAACAACGGAGGAAATAACTATAACAATTATAATGGAAATGATGATGgtgatgatgatgatgacgatgatgatgatgatggTGATGACGGTGATGACgatgatgatgaaataattaacaattttgatgatgaagatgatggaaaaaataaaaaaaaataa